In Mycetocola spongiae, the genomic stretch CCGAGAAATCGCAGCGTCGCGATCATCGCCGGACCCTCATCGGGACCGGTGTGGGCAATGCGCTGGAATGGTACGACTGGAACGTTTATGCGGCGTTCACGGTTTTTATCGCCGCGCAGATCTTTAATAACGACAACCCCACCTCGGCCGTGCTGGCCACCCTCGCGATCTTCGCGGTGGGCTTTGTGGCCCGCCCGTTTGGTGGGTTCCTCTTTGGCTGGATCGCCGACCGCCGCGGCCGCAAGTTCTCGCTGATGCTCGCGATTGCGCTGGCCTCGCTGGGCAGCCTGATGATCGGCCTGACCCCCACGTTTGAGACCGCGGGAGTCTTCTCCTCGCTGATGCTGCTGGTGGCCCGCCTGATGCAGGGACTCGCCCACGGTGGCGAGCTGCCCTCCGCGCAGACCTATCTCTCGGAGGCAGCCCCGCGCGAGCGCCGCGGGCTGTGGTCCAGCTGGATGTACATCACCGGAACCTTCGGAATCCTCTTTGGTCTGCTCGTGGGCGCGGTGCTGAATAGCACCATGAGCGCGCAGGCGATGGACGACTTCGGTTGGCGCATCCCGTTCCTGCTGGGTGCCGTATTTGGCCTGTTCTCGCTGTATATGCGCAGCGGAATGAAGGAGTCCGAGGTCTTTGAGAAGAACCTCGCCGAGAAGCGCGCACACGATCCCGTCTGGCCGCAGATCTATCGCCACCGCAAGGCGGCCATGCAGGTTATCGGTATGACCCTGGGTATCACCGTGGCCTATTACGCCTGGGCCATTAACGCCCCCGCGTTTGCTGCCTCTAGCCTTGGCATCGACCGCGGCCAGACGCTGTGGGCCGGCATCATCTGCAACCTGGTCTTTATGGCCGCACTGCCGCTGTGGGGAATGCTCTCCGATAAGATCGGCCGCCGCCCCGTGCTGCTGGTGGGTACCCTCGGTTCCGCCATCGCGTATTTCCCGATGGTCTTCCTGCTGCAGGATTCGATGTGGCAGCTGATCGCCTCGATGAGCGTGATGCTGATCGCCCTCTCGGCGTTCCTCGCGATCGCCCCGGCCGTTTATGCCGAGCTGTTCCCGACCAGCGTGCGCGCGGTGGGTGTGGGCCTGCCCTATGCCCTGTGTGTGGCACTATTTGGTGGAACCGCCCCGTATCTGCAGGTATGGATGGGATCGCAGTTTGGTCATACAGCCTTCGCGATCTATGCGGTGGCACTGCTGCTGATCTCCACCGTATTTGTCTGGTTCCTGCCGGAAACCAAGGCCAAGAA encodes the following:
- a CDS encoding MFS transporter; translation: MTKTSLSPEKSQRRDHRRTLIGTGVGNALEWYDWNVYAAFTVFIAAQIFNNDNPTSAVLATLAIFAVGFVARPFGGFLFGWIADRRGRKFSLMLAIALASLGSLMIGLTPTFETAGVFSSLMLLVARLMQGLAHGGELPSAQTYLSEAAPRERRGLWSSWMYITGTFGILFGLLVGAVLNSTMSAQAMDDFGWRIPFLLGAVFGLFSLYMRSGMKESEVFEKNLAEKRAHDPVWPQIYRHRKAAMQVIGMTLGITVAYYAWAINAPAFAASSLGIDRGQTLWAGIICNLVFMAALPLWGMLSDKIGRRPVLLVGTLGSAIAYFPMVFLLQDSMWQLIASMSVMLIALSAFLAIAPAVYAELFPTSVRAVGVGLPYALCVALFGGTAPYLQVWMGSQFGHTAFAIYAVALLLISTVFVWFLPETKAKNLA